A single window of Coffea eugenioides isolate CCC68of chromosome 7, Ceug_1.0, whole genome shotgun sequence DNA harbors:
- the LOC113777620 gene encoding protein SET DOMAIN GROUP 40 — MAEEEDDAANLEFFLHWASELGISDSSSSTLPHKDSTFLPSCLGHSLVVSHFPDAGGRGLAAARDLRKGELILRVPKAALMTSESLMVKDQVLSACIKSHTFLSSTQILTIALLNEVNKGKSSWWYPYLKQLPRSYDTLAGFGQFEIQALQVDDAIWAAEKAAGKAKLEWQEASVVMAELKLKPALQTFKAWLWASATISSRTMHVPWDDAGCLCPVGDFFNYAAPAEEPCGNKTLGSCGNGFSMQTEGLSEANAQRLTDAGFEDDVGAYCFYAKRNYREKEQVLLSYGMYTNLELLEHYGFLLDDNPNDMAFIPLEPDMYTLCSWPKELLYIDQDGKPSFALLSAMRLWATPPNKRRSVGHLAYSGKQISVENEITVMGWIAKKCQDMLQNLRTSIEQDKLLLSSIGKIEDIFLPVELEKLPSICSTELRAFLESHEPTNEEAFNNLHIPRKARRSISRWILAVQWRLSYKRKLLCCIAE, encoded by the exons ATGGCTGAAGAAGAAGACGATGCAGCAAACCTCGAATTCTTCCTGCACTGGGCATCAGAGTTGGGAATATCagactcttcttcttctactcTCCCTCATAAAGACTCCACCTTTCTACCTTCTTGCTTGGGTCACTCGCTAGTTGTCTCCCATTTTCCTGATGCCGGCGG AAGGGGTTTAGCAGCAGCTCGTGATCTTAGAAAAGGGGAGTTGATACTAAGAGTTCCTAAGGCAGCCTTGATGACAAGCGAGAGTTTGATGGTCAAAGATCAAGTGCTCTCTGCCTGTATAAAATCAcacacttttctttcttccactCAG ATATTAACCATTGCACTTTTGAACGAAGTCAATAAGGGGAAAAGTTCTTGGTGGTACCCTTACTTAAAGCAGTTGCCACGCAGTTATGACACGCTTGCAGGTTTTGGTCAATTTGAGATACAAGCTTTGCAA GTGGATGATGCCATCTGGGCTGCGGAAAAGGCTGCAGGAAAGGCCAAGTTGGAGTGGCAAGAAGCTAGTGTAGTTATGGCCGAACTTAAGCTCAAGCCTGCTTTACAAACCTTTAAGGCATGGCTATGGGCTTCTGCAACT ATATCATCCCGCACAATGCACGTACCATGGGATGATGCTGGGTGCTTGTGTCCTGTCGGAGACTTCTTCAATTATGCCGCTCCTGCAGAGGAACCATGTGGTAATAAGACTTTGGGGTCTTGTGGAAATGGTTTCAGTATGCAGACTGAAGGATTGTCTGAAGCCAATGCACAGAGATTAACAGATGCTGGATTTGAGGATGATGTTGGTGCTTATTGTTTCTATGCTAAGAGAAACTACAGAGAGAAGGAGCAG GTTCTACTAAGTTATGGAATGTACACAAATCTGGAGCTGCTTGAGCACTATGGGTTTCTTCTAGATGATAACCCAAATGACATGGCTTTTATCCCTTTGGAACCTGACATGTATACATTGTGTTCATGGCCCAAAGAATTGCTATATATTGACCAAGACGGGAAGCCATCCTTTGCCCTACTCTCTGCTATGCGGTTGTGGGCAACTCCTCCAAACAAACGGCGATCTGTTGGACACCTTGCTTATTCGGGAAAGCAAATTTCAGTAGAGAATGAGATAACTGTCATGGGGTGGATAGCAAAGAAATGCCAAGATATGTTACAGAATCTGAGGACATCAATTGAACAGGATAAGTTGTTGCTGAGCAGCATTGGCAAAATTGAGGATATTTTTCTTCCAGTGGAGCTCGAGAAATTGCCATCAATATGTAGCACTGAGCTTCGTGCCTTCCTTGAAAGCCATGAACCAACTAATGAGGAAGCTTTCAACAACTTGCATATACCTCGAAAAGCAAGAAGGTCTATCTCTAGGTGGATATTAGCTGTCCAGTGGAGACTCAGCTACAAGAGAAAATTACTATGCTGCATTGCAGAATGA
- the LOC113778462 gene encoding sucrose synthase 7-like isoform X3 has translation MASVPALKRSDSVVDTMPEALRQSRYHMKRCFSKYVEKGRRLLKANQLMDELEQIIDDHTERSQVLEGLLGYILCTTKEAAVIPPYVAFAIRPNPGFWEFVKVNANDLSVDGITATEYLKFKETVVDENWANDENALELDFGAMDFSIPHLTLSSSIGNGIAYVSKFLASKLNGSPCSAQPLVDYLLSLNYQGEKLMLNETINTASKLQSALIVADAALASLPKDTPYQSFELRFKEWGFERGWGDTAERVKETMRSASEVLQAPDPFNTEKFLGRLPTVFNVVLFSVHGYFGQSDVLGLPDTGGQVVYVLDQVVSFEEELLLRIKQQGLNLKPQILVVTRLIPDAKGTKCNQELEPINKTKHSHILRVPFRTENGVLPQWISRFDVYPYLERYAQDASDKIIELMEGKPDLIIGNYTDGNLVASLMASKLGVTLGTIAHALEKTKYEDSDVKWKELDPKYHFSCQFTADLIAMNTADFVITSTYQEIAGSKDRPGQYESHAAFTLPGLYRVVSGTNVFDPKYNIASPGADQSVYFPHTEKHKRLTQFRQAIEELLFSKAENDEHIGYLEDKKKPIIFSMARLDTVKNLTGLTEWYGKNRRLRNLVNLVIVGAFFDPSKSKDREEAAEIQKMHTLIEKYQLRSQIRWIAAQTDRNRNSELYRTIADTRGAFVQPALYEAFGLTVIEAMNCGLPTFATNQGGPAEIIVDWVSGFHIDPNHGDESSNKIADFFQKCKEDPEYWNRISAQGLQRIYECYTWKIYANKVLNMGCVYNFWRQLNIDQKIAKQRYIQTFYNLQFRNLAKNVAARRDETPKQETKEKPKPQPLKRRSQSRLQRLFGA, from the exons ATGGCTTCTGTACCTGCTCTAAAGAGGTCTGATTCTGTAGTAGACACCATGCCTGAGGCCTTGAGGCAAAGTAGGTACCATATGAAGAGGTGCTTCTCGAAGTATGTAGAGAAAGGGAGGCGATTATTGAAGGCTAACCAATTGATGGATGAATTGGAGCAAATCATTGATGATCATACTGAAAGAAGCCAAGTGTTGgaaggcttacttggatatATCTTGTGCACCACAAAG GAGGCTGCAGTTATTCCTCCATATGTTGCCTTTGCGATAAGGCCAAATCCAGGATTTTGGGAGTTCGTTAAAGTGAATGCAAATGATCTTTCGGTGGATGGCATCACCGCAACAGAGTACTTGAAATTCAAAGAAACAGTGGTAGATGAAAATTG GGCAAATGATGAAAACGCCTTAGAACTTGATTTTGGAGCAATGGACTTCTCTATACCTCACCTGACTCTATCTTCTTCGATTGGAAATggaatcgcctatgtttcaaAGTTTTTGGCTTCCAAGCTGAATGGTAGCCCATGCAGTGCACAACCTCTTGTGGATTATTTGCTCTCCTTAAACTACCAAGGAGAA AAACTTATGTTAAACGAGACCATCAATACAGCTTCAAAGCTTCAGTCAGCATTGATAGTTGCTGATGCTGCCCTTGCTTCACTACCAAAGGATACGCCATATCAGAGCTTTGAGCTAAG GTTCAAGGAATGGGGGTTTGAGAGGGGCTGGGGCGATACTGCTGAAAGAGTTAAGGAGACAATGCGATCAGCGTCTGAGGTACTACAGGCTCCGGATCCCTTCAATACGGAGAAATTCTTAGGCAGGCTTCCAACAGTGTTCAATGTTGTACTGTTTTCTGTCCATGGATACTTTGGCCAATCAGATGTCCTTGGCTTGCCAGACACTGGCGGACAG GTGGTCTATGTTTTGGATCAAGTGGTGTCTTTTGAAGAAGAATTGCTCCTAAGAATTAAGCAGCAAGGTCTCAATTTGAAGCCTCAAATTCTTGTG GTTACAAGATTGATCCCTGATGCCAAGGGAACTAAGTGCAACCAGGAATTAGAACCaataaacaaaacaaagcaCTCACACATCCTCAGAGTGCCATTTAGGACAGAAAATGGAGTCCTTCCCCAGTGGATTTCTAGATTTGATGTTTATCCTTACCTTGAGAGATATGCTCAG GACGCCAGTGACAAAATCATTGAACTAATGGAAGGAAAACCAGATCTTATTATTGGCAACTATACTGATGGAAATTTGGTGGCATCACTCATGGCTAGTAAGCTTGGGGTAACACTG GGAACAATTGCACATGCCTTGGAGAAAACGAAGTATGAAGATTCCGACGTCAAATGGAAGGAATTAGACCCCAAGTATCATTTCTCATGCCAATTTACAGCTGATTTAATTGCAATGAATACGGCTGATTTTGTCATCACAAGCACATACCAAGAAATAGCAGGAAG CAAAGATAGACCAGGCCAGTATGAGAGCCATGCTGCTTTTACACTTCCAGGGCTGTACAGGGTTGTTTCAGGCACCAATGTCTTTGATCCTAAATATAACATTGCTTCTCCTGGAGCTGACCAGTCGGTCTATTTCCCCCATACTGAGAAGCACAAGAGACTAACACAATTCCGTCAAGCCATTGAAGAACTTTTGTTTAGTAAAGCTGAAAATGATGAGCATAT TGGATACCTAGAAGACAAAAAGAAACCTATCATTTTCTCCATGGCAAGGCTCGACACAGTCAAGAATCTTACtggattaacggagtggtatgGAAAGAACAGGAGGCTGAGAAACTTGGTTAATCTTGTCATTGTTGGTGCATTTTTTGATCCTTCAAAATCCAAAGATAGAGAAGAAGCAGCTGAAATACAAAAGATGCACACGTTGATAGAAAAGTACCAACTGAGGAGTCAGATAAGGTGGATAGCAGCTCAGACTGACAGGAACAGGAACAGTGAGCTTTACCGCACTATTGCTGATACAAGAGGGGCTTTTGTCCAGCCTGCTTTATATGAAGCATTTGGACTTACCGTGATTGAGGCTATGAATTGTGGACTGCCCACGTTTGCAACCAACCAAGGAGGTCCTGCTGAAATCATAGTTGATTGGGTCTCTGGTTTTCACATTGATCCCAACCATGGAGACGAGTCAAGCAACAAGATCGCTGACTTCTTTCAGAAATGCAAGGAGGATCCTGAATACTGGAACAGGATTTCAGCCCAAGGTCTACAGCGTATATACGAATG CTACACATGGAAGATCTATGCAAACAAGGTCCTGAATATGGGGTGTGTATATAACTTCTGGAGGCAGCTGAACATTGATCAGAAAATAGCAAAACAAAGATATATCCAGACTTTCTACAATCTTCAATTCAGGAACTTG GCAAAAAATGTTGCTGCAAGAAGGGATGAAACTCCAAAGCAAGAGACAAAGGAGAAACCTAAGCCCCAGCCCTTGAAAAG GCGCTCACAATCCAGGCTGCAAAG GTTGTTTGGAGCTTGA
- the LOC113776707 gene encoding hydroxyproline O-galactosyltransferase GALT3-like, whose product MRKKKLILVAFPSLAVVLFIFIIFFSIRLKSPSSTATKSIIILQDTSHLESQFSLLIGILTRPDNYERRHFLRLIYGIQSSPIAKIDVKFVFCKLTKPEQRTYVALEIMRFRDIIILNCTENMNSGKTYAYFSSLPRILPQHYDYVMKADDDVFLRLVPLALSLQPLPRSDMYYGFVIPCPSMNPFVHYMSGMGFILSWDLVQWIAVSDIPANDTFGPEDKLVGKWLDMGKKAMNRFSNKPAMYDYPGTNSRCSHDLIPDTIAVHRLKKWEQWFHVLSFFNVTEELEKSNLYSV is encoded by the coding sequence ATGAGGAAGAAAAAATTGATTCTTGTTGCATTCCCTTCTCTTGCCGTAGtcctcttcatcttcatcatcttcttcagtATCCGCTTAAAGTCCCCTTCTTCAACTGCAACAAAAAGTATCATTATACTGCAGGACACATCCCATCTAGAGTCGCAGTTCAGCCTTTTGATAGGAATTCTTACTCGTCCAGACAATTATGAACGTCGCCATTTCCTCCGCCTCATCTACGGGATTCAATCCTCTCCCATAGCCAAGATTGATGTGAAGTTCGTATTCTGCAAACTCACCAAGCCCGAACAAAGAACTTACGTTGCTCTTGAGATCATGCGCTTTCGCGACATTATCATCCTTAATTGTACCGAGAACATGAACAGTGGAAAAACTTATGCTTATTTCTCTAGCCTACCAAGAATCTTGCCACAGCATTATGACTATGTCATGAAAGCCGATGATGATGTTTTCTTGAGGCTTGTGCCGTTGGCATTGTCTCTCCAGCCATTACCAAGATCGGATATGTATTATGGATTCGTCATTCCTTGTCCAAGCATGAACCCGTTTGTGCATTACATGTCAGGAATGGGATTTATTCTGTCTTGGGACCTTGTCCAGTGGATCGCAGTTTCCGACATTCCTGCAAATGATACCTTTGGTCCTGAAGATAAGCTTGTTGGAAAATGGCTGGATATGGGGAAAAAGGCAATGAACAGGTTTTCTAATAAGCCAGCAATGTATGACTATCCAGGAACTAATAGCAGGTGCTCACATGATCTCATTCCTGACACCATTGCAGTTCACCGGCTAAAAAAGTGGGAACAATGGTTTCACGTGCTCAGTTTCTTTAATGTAACTGAAGAGCTTGAAAAATCCAATCTTTACAGTGTATGA
- the LOC113778462 gene encoding sucrose synthase 7-like isoform X2, whose product MASVPALKRSDSVVDTMPEALRQSRYHMKRCFSKYVEKGRRLLKANQLMDELEQIIDDHTERSQVLEGLLGYILCTTKEAAVIPPYVAFAIRPNPGFWEFVKVNANDLSVDGITATEYLKFKETVVDENWANDENALELDFGAMDFSIPHLTLSSSIGNGIAYVSKFLASKLNGSPCSAQPLVDYLLSLNYQGEKLMLNETINTASKLQSALIVADAALASLPKDTPYQSFELRFKEWGFERGWGDTAERVKETMRSASEVLQAPDPFNTEKFLGRLPTVFNVVLFSVHGYFGQSDVLGLPDTGGQVVYVLDQVVSFEEELLLRIKQQGLNLKPQILVVTRLIPDAKGTKCNQELEPINKTKHSHILRVPFRTENGVLPQWISRFDVYPYLERYAQDASDKIIELMEGKPDLIIGNYTDGNLVASLMASKLGVTLGTIAHALEKTKYEDSDVKWKELDPKYHFSCQFTADLIAMNTADFVITSTYQEIAGSKDRPGQYESHAAFTLPGLYRVVSGTNVFDPKYNIASPGADQSVYFPHTEKHKRLTQFRQAIEELLFSKAENDEHIGYLEDKKKPIIFSMARLDTVKNLTGLTEWYGKNRRLRNLVNLVIVGAFFDPSKSKDREEAAEIQKMHTLIEKYQLRSQIRWIAAQTDRNRNSELYRTIADTRGAFVQPALYEAFGLTVIEAMNCGLPTFATNQGGPAEIIVDWVSGFHIDPNHGDESSNKIADFFQKCKEDPEYWNRISAQGLQRIYECYTWKIYANKVLNMGCVYNFWRQLNIDQKIAKQRYIQTFYNLQFRNLAKNVAARRDETPKQETKEKPKPQPLKSRRSQSRLQRLFGA is encoded by the exons ATGGCTTCTGTACCTGCTCTAAAGAGGTCTGATTCTGTAGTAGACACCATGCCTGAGGCCTTGAGGCAAAGTAGGTACCATATGAAGAGGTGCTTCTCGAAGTATGTAGAGAAAGGGAGGCGATTATTGAAGGCTAACCAATTGATGGATGAATTGGAGCAAATCATTGATGATCATACTGAAAGAAGCCAAGTGTTGgaaggcttacttggatatATCTTGTGCACCACAAAG GAGGCTGCAGTTATTCCTCCATATGTTGCCTTTGCGATAAGGCCAAATCCAGGATTTTGGGAGTTCGTTAAAGTGAATGCAAATGATCTTTCGGTGGATGGCATCACCGCAACAGAGTACTTGAAATTCAAAGAAACAGTGGTAGATGAAAATTG GGCAAATGATGAAAACGCCTTAGAACTTGATTTTGGAGCAATGGACTTCTCTATACCTCACCTGACTCTATCTTCTTCGATTGGAAATggaatcgcctatgtttcaaAGTTTTTGGCTTCCAAGCTGAATGGTAGCCCATGCAGTGCACAACCTCTTGTGGATTATTTGCTCTCCTTAAACTACCAAGGAGAA AAACTTATGTTAAACGAGACCATCAATACAGCTTCAAAGCTTCAGTCAGCATTGATAGTTGCTGATGCTGCCCTTGCTTCACTACCAAAGGATACGCCATATCAGAGCTTTGAGCTAAG GTTCAAGGAATGGGGGTTTGAGAGGGGCTGGGGCGATACTGCTGAAAGAGTTAAGGAGACAATGCGATCAGCGTCTGAGGTACTACAGGCTCCGGATCCCTTCAATACGGAGAAATTCTTAGGCAGGCTTCCAACAGTGTTCAATGTTGTACTGTTTTCTGTCCATGGATACTTTGGCCAATCAGATGTCCTTGGCTTGCCAGACACTGGCGGACAG GTGGTCTATGTTTTGGATCAAGTGGTGTCTTTTGAAGAAGAATTGCTCCTAAGAATTAAGCAGCAAGGTCTCAATTTGAAGCCTCAAATTCTTGTG GTTACAAGATTGATCCCTGATGCCAAGGGAACTAAGTGCAACCAGGAATTAGAACCaataaacaaaacaaagcaCTCACACATCCTCAGAGTGCCATTTAGGACAGAAAATGGAGTCCTTCCCCAGTGGATTTCTAGATTTGATGTTTATCCTTACCTTGAGAGATATGCTCAG GACGCCAGTGACAAAATCATTGAACTAATGGAAGGAAAACCAGATCTTATTATTGGCAACTATACTGATGGAAATTTGGTGGCATCACTCATGGCTAGTAAGCTTGGGGTAACACTG GGAACAATTGCACATGCCTTGGAGAAAACGAAGTATGAAGATTCCGACGTCAAATGGAAGGAATTAGACCCCAAGTATCATTTCTCATGCCAATTTACAGCTGATTTAATTGCAATGAATACGGCTGATTTTGTCATCACAAGCACATACCAAGAAATAGCAGGAAG CAAAGATAGACCAGGCCAGTATGAGAGCCATGCTGCTTTTACACTTCCAGGGCTGTACAGGGTTGTTTCAGGCACCAATGTCTTTGATCCTAAATATAACATTGCTTCTCCTGGAGCTGACCAGTCGGTCTATTTCCCCCATACTGAGAAGCACAAGAGACTAACACAATTCCGTCAAGCCATTGAAGAACTTTTGTTTAGTAAAGCTGAAAATGATGAGCATAT TGGATACCTAGAAGACAAAAAGAAACCTATCATTTTCTCCATGGCAAGGCTCGACACAGTCAAGAATCTTACtggattaacggagtggtatgGAAAGAACAGGAGGCTGAGAAACTTGGTTAATCTTGTCATTGTTGGTGCATTTTTTGATCCTTCAAAATCCAAAGATAGAGAAGAAGCAGCTGAAATACAAAAGATGCACACGTTGATAGAAAAGTACCAACTGAGGAGTCAGATAAGGTGGATAGCAGCTCAGACTGACAGGAACAGGAACAGTGAGCTTTACCGCACTATTGCTGATACAAGAGGGGCTTTTGTCCAGCCTGCTTTATATGAAGCATTTGGACTTACCGTGATTGAGGCTATGAATTGTGGACTGCCCACGTTTGCAACCAACCAAGGAGGTCCTGCTGAAATCATAGTTGATTGGGTCTCTGGTTTTCACATTGATCCCAACCATGGAGACGAGTCAAGCAACAAGATCGCTGACTTCTTTCAGAAATGCAAGGAGGATCCTGAATACTGGAACAGGATTTCAGCCCAAGGTCTACAGCGTATATACGAATG CTACACATGGAAGATCTATGCAAACAAGGTCCTGAATATGGGGTGTGTATATAACTTCTGGAGGCAGCTGAACATTGATCAGAAAATAGCAAAACAAAGATATATCCAGACTTTCTACAATCTTCAATTCAGGAACTTG GCAAAAAATGTTGCTGCAAGAAGGGATGAAACTCCAAAGCAAGAGACAAAGGAGAAACCTAAGCCCCAGCCCTTGAAAAG CAGGCGCTCACAATCCAGGCTGCAAAG GTTGTTTGGAGCTTGA
- the LOC113778462 gene encoding sucrose synthase 5-like isoform X1: MASVPALKRSDSVVDTMPEALRQSRYHMKRCFSKYVEKGRRLLKANQLMDELEQIIDDHTERSQVLEGLLGYILCTTKEAAVIPPYVAFAIRPNPGFWEFVKVNANDLSVDGITATEYLKFKETVVDENWANDENALELDFGAMDFSIPHLTLSSSIGNGIAYVSKFLASKLNGSPCSAQPLVDYLLSLNYQGEKLMLNETINTASKLQSALIVADAALASLPKDTPYQSFELRFKEWGFERGWGDTAERVKETMRSASEVLQAPDPFNTEKFLGRLPTVFNVVLFSVHGYFGQSDVLGLPDTGGQVVYVLDQVVSFEEELLLRIKQQGLNLKPQILVVTRLIPDAKGTKCNQELEPINKTKHSHILRVPFRTENGVLPQWISRFDVYPYLERYAQDASDKIIELMEGKPDLIIGNYTDGNLVASLMASKLGVTLGTIAHALEKTKYEDSDVKWKELDPKYHFSCQFTADLIAMNTADFVITSTYQEIAGSKDRPGQYESHAAFTLPGLYRVVSGTNVFDPKYNIASPGADQSVYFPHTEKHKRLTQFRQAIEELLFSKAENDEHIGYLEDKKKPIIFSMARLDTVKNLTGLTEWYGKNRRLRNLVNLVIVGAFFDPSKSKDREEAAEIQKMHTLIEKYQLRSQIRWIAAQTDRNRNSELYRTIADTRGAFVQPALYEAFGLTVIEAMNCGLPTFATNQGGPAEIIVDWVSGFHIDPNHGDESSNKIADFFQKCKEDPEYWNRISAQGLQRIYECYTWKIYANKVLNMGCVYNFWRQLNIDQKIAKQRYIQTFYNLQFRNLAKNVAARRDETPKQETKEKPKPQPLKRHECCRQLFHFLRRSQSRLQRLFGA, from the exons ATGGCTTCTGTACCTGCTCTAAAGAGGTCTGATTCTGTAGTAGACACCATGCCTGAGGCCTTGAGGCAAAGTAGGTACCATATGAAGAGGTGCTTCTCGAAGTATGTAGAGAAAGGGAGGCGATTATTGAAGGCTAACCAATTGATGGATGAATTGGAGCAAATCATTGATGATCATACTGAAAGAAGCCAAGTGTTGgaaggcttacttggatatATCTTGTGCACCACAAAG GAGGCTGCAGTTATTCCTCCATATGTTGCCTTTGCGATAAGGCCAAATCCAGGATTTTGGGAGTTCGTTAAAGTGAATGCAAATGATCTTTCGGTGGATGGCATCACCGCAACAGAGTACTTGAAATTCAAAGAAACAGTGGTAGATGAAAATTG GGCAAATGATGAAAACGCCTTAGAACTTGATTTTGGAGCAATGGACTTCTCTATACCTCACCTGACTCTATCTTCTTCGATTGGAAATggaatcgcctatgtttcaaAGTTTTTGGCTTCCAAGCTGAATGGTAGCCCATGCAGTGCACAACCTCTTGTGGATTATTTGCTCTCCTTAAACTACCAAGGAGAA AAACTTATGTTAAACGAGACCATCAATACAGCTTCAAAGCTTCAGTCAGCATTGATAGTTGCTGATGCTGCCCTTGCTTCACTACCAAAGGATACGCCATATCAGAGCTTTGAGCTAAG GTTCAAGGAATGGGGGTTTGAGAGGGGCTGGGGCGATACTGCTGAAAGAGTTAAGGAGACAATGCGATCAGCGTCTGAGGTACTACAGGCTCCGGATCCCTTCAATACGGAGAAATTCTTAGGCAGGCTTCCAACAGTGTTCAATGTTGTACTGTTTTCTGTCCATGGATACTTTGGCCAATCAGATGTCCTTGGCTTGCCAGACACTGGCGGACAG GTGGTCTATGTTTTGGATCAAGTGGTGTCTTTTGAAGAAGAATTGCTCCTAAGAATTAAGCAGCAAGGTCTCAATTTGAAGCCTCAAATTCTTGTG GTTACAAGATTGATCCCTGATGCCAAGGGAACTAAGTGCAACCAGGAATTAGAACCaataaacaaaacaaagcaCTCACACATCCTCAGAGTGCCATTTAGGACAGAAAATGGAGTCCTTCCCCAGTGGATTTCTAGATTTGATGTTTATCCTTACCTTGAGAGATATGCTCAG GACGCCAGTGACAAAATCATTGAACTAATGGAAGGAAAACCAGATCTTATTATTGGCAACTATACTGATGGAAATTTGGTGGCATCACTCATGGCTAGTAAGCTTGGGGTAACACTG GGAACAATTGCACATGCCTTGGAGAAAACGAAGTATGAAGATTCCGACGTCAAATGGAAGGAATTAGACCCCAAGTATCATTTCTCATGCCAATTTACAGCTGATTTAATTGCAATGAATACGGCTGATTTTGTCATCACAAGCACATACCAAGAAATAGCAGGAAG CAAAGATAGACCAGGCCAGTATGAGAGCCATGCTGCTTTTACACTTCCAGGGCTGTACAGGGTTGTTTCAGGCACCAATGTCTTTGATCCTAAATATAACATTGCTTCTCCTGGAGCTGACCAGTCGGTCTATTTCCCCCATACTGAGAAGCACAAGAGACTAACACAATTCCGTCAAGCCATTGAAGAACTTTTGTTTAGTAAAGCTGAAAATGATGAGCATAT TGGATACCTAGAAGACAAAAAGAAACCTATCATTTTCTCCATGGCAAGGCTCGACACAGTCAAGAATCTTACtggattaacggagtggtatgGAAAGAACAGGAGGCTGAGAAACTTGGTTAATCTTGTCATTGTTGGTGCATTTTTTGATCCTTCAAAATCCAAAGATAGAGAAGAAGCAGCTGAAATACAAAAGATGCACACGTTGATAGAAAAGTACCAACTGAGGAGTCAGATAAGGTGGATAGCAGCTCAGACTGACAGGAACAGGAACAGTGAGCTTTACCGCACTATTGCTGATACAAGAGGGGCTTTTGTCCAGCCTGCTTTATATGAAGCATTTGGACTTACCGTGATTGAGGCTATGAATTGTGGACTGCCCACGTTTGCAACCAACCAAGGAGGTCCTGCTGAAATCATAGTTGATTGGGTCTCTGGTTTTCACATTGATCCCAACCATGGAGACGAGTCAAGCAACAAGATCGCTGACTTCTTTCAGAAATGCAAGGAGGATCCTGAATACTGGAACAGGATTTCAGCCCAAGGTCTACAGCGTATATACGAATG CTACACATGGAAGATCTATGCAAACAAGGTCCTGAATATGGGGTGTGTATATAACTTCTGGAGGCAGCTGAACATTGATCAGAAAATAGCAAAACAAAGATATATCCAGACTTTCTACAATCTTCAATTCAGGAACTTG GCAAAAAATGTTGCTGCAAGAAGGGATGAAACTCCAAAGCAAGAGACAAAGGAGAAACCTAAGCCCCAGCCCTTGAAAAGGCATGAATGCTGTCGCCAACTCTTTCATTTCCT CAGGCGCTCACAATCCAGGCTGCAAAG GTTGTTTGGAGCTTGA